The following coding sequences are from one Methanosarcina sp. WWM596 window:
- a CDS encoding TIGR00153 family protein, whose amino-acid sequence MKDYIRSVLDVVADSPFVPLEMHAKKGVLAVEKLAEAMDAYCKGDQALLNERTDEIDKLEHDADKIKQKIRVSIPSSIRLPVNKKDLLSFLKQQDSIADFAQASAYWMTLRSCKDLPEEIKEGFLELMAASLKTARMYNELVGELYKLLATSFSKEEIKETMQIIPEVEKLEHDVDVLETALLKKIFEHEEALGGAGVCHLIGLVERIGGIADKSASAADRLRSMIVRR is encoded by the coding sequence ATGAAAGACTACATCCGTTCCGTACTCGACGTGGTCGCAGATTCTCCCTTCGTCCCCCTCGAAATGCATGCTAAAAAAGGGGTGCTTGCAGTTGAGAAGCTCGCTGAAGCGATGGACGCTTATTGCAAAGGAGATCAGGCACTTCTTAATGAGCGAACTGACGAAATCGATAAGTTGGAACATGATGCCGACAAAATCAAACAGAAAATAAGAGTAAGCATACCCTCCTCCATCAGGCTGCCGGTGAACAAAAAGGACCTCCTTTCTTTCCTCAAGCAGCAGGACTCTATCGCTGACTTTGCACAGGCTTCAGCCTATTGGATGACCCTGCGCTCCTGCAAAGACCTCCCTGAGGAGATCAAGGAAGGCTTCCTGGAACTCATGGCAGCCTCCCTGAAAACCGCCAGGATGTATAACGAGCTTGTGGGAGAACTTTACAAGCTGCTTGCAACATCTTTCAGCAAGGAAGAAATAAAAGAAACAATGCAGATCATCCCTGAGGTAGAAAAGCTGGAACATGATGTGGACGTGCTTGAGACAGCTCTCTTAAAAAAAATCTTCGAACACGAAGAGGCTCTTGGAGGGGCTGGTGTCTGCCATCTTATAGGACTTGTTGAAAGAATAGGAGGCATTGCTGATAAGTCCGCAAGTGCAGCTGACCGGCTGAGATCCATGATCGTCAGAAGGTAA
- a CDS encoding DUF6141 family protein produces MYCATEGMSGIRNPVLFREVQKMDQVWVRLVVGVPAFVSWYGAYQQLFLRRPFGNNPAPDWMMLGLLLVLGVLFPFFFYSLKMITEVRKDGLYVRFFPLHFSFRFFPLAIIQSYEVMTYSPIRDYGGWGIRYGLKGTAYNAKGNRGVLFEFEEGGKVKKLMIGSQVPEKLSEAINRAIKNQMSG; encoded by the coding sequence ATGTACTGCGCAACAGAAGGAATGAGCGGGATACGTAATCCAGTTCTCTTTAGAGAAGTTCAGAAGATGGATCAGGTGTGGGTCCGGCTTGTTGTTGGGGTTCCAGCATTTGTTTCCTGGTACGGCGCTTACCAGCAGCTTTTTCTCAGGAGACCTTTTGGGAATAATCCTGCCCCTGACTGGATGATGCTTGGTTTACTGCTGGTTTTAGGGGTTCTTTTCCCATTTTTTTTCTATTCCCTCAAAATGATCACCGAAGTCAGGAAGGATGGTCTGTATGTCCGATTTTTTCCGCTGCATTTTTCTTTCAGATTCTTTCCTTTAGCGATTATCCAGAGTTACGAAGTCATGACCTACAGTCCGATAAGGGATTACGGAGGTTGGGGCATACGCTACGGGTTAAAAGGGACTGCATATAATGCAAAAGGCAACAGAGGCGTGCTTTTCGAATTTGAGGAGGGGGGCAAGGTAAAAAAACTGATGATTGGTTCTCAGGTTCCTGAAAAACTTTCTGAAGCTATCAACAGGGCAATAAAAAACCAGATGTCCGGGTAA
- a CDS encoding carboxymuconolactone decarboxylase family protein, whose translation MGQNIQAIKEVKGFLPRSVVYAEKINEDFGEGLAGFYKAVWSEREGGLSMKQKHLMVFAIACSNNNTESAVKILERLHKFGATRAEISDTMMMAAWTGGIQNFTDFSAPILKEMEKLGF comes from the coding sequence ATGGGGCAGAATATCCAAGCAATCAAAGAAGTAAAGGGCTTTTTACCCAGATCTGTTGTTTACGCTGAAAAGATAAATGAAGATTTTGGCGAAGGGCTTGCAGGCTTTTATAAAGCCGTCTGGTCTGAGAGAGAAGGCGGGCTTTCCATGAAACAGAAACATTTGATGGTCTTTGCTATCGCCTGTTCCAACAACAACACTGAAAGCGCGGTCAAGATCCTGGAAAGGCTTCATAAATTCGGAGCCACACGAGCTGAAATTTCAGATACTATGATGATGGCTGCCTGGACTGGCGGGATTCAGAATTTCACGGATTTCAGTGCACCTATTTTGAAGGAAATGGAGAAACTTGGGTTTTAA
- a CDS encoding inorganic phosphate transporter, whose amino-acid sequence MDLLVIAIILAGLYMAWNIGANDLANAMGTSVGTGALTIKQVIVIAAVFEFLGAVFFGKRVTSTIAKGIVPIDMISRVHPDIVVLGMLAAILAASFWITLATFYNLPVSTSHSIVGSVLGFGLIAAYKGIISFSDIHWSALLKIVASWFISPVFGAIL is encoded by the coding sequence ATGGATTTACTTGTCATAGCTATTATTCTTGCAGGCTTGTACATGGCCTGGAACATAGGGGCAAACGACCTCGCAAATGCTATGGGGACTTCAGTAGGAACGGGTGCCCTAACAATCAAGCAGGTCATTGTCATTGCCGCTGTGTTTGAATTCCTGGGTGCCGTATTCTTTGGGAAACGAGTTACCTCGACAATTGCAAAAGGGATCGTTCCCATTGATATGATCAGCCGCGTTCACCCGGATATCGTGGTGTTGGGGATGCTGGCTGCAATTCTTGCCGCAAGTTTCTGGATAACGCTCGCAACCTTTTACAACCTCCCCGTCTCAACCAGCCATTCAATTGTTGGTTCTGTGCTCGGCTTCGGGTTGATTGCAGCCTATAAAGGAATTATCTCTTTTTCTGACATTCACTGGTCTGCTCTTCTAAAAATCGTTGCCAGCTGGTTTATATCTCCGGTTTTTGGAGCTATTTTGTAA
- a CDS encoding tetratricopeptide repeat protein, with product MIRKKQTEKPFEWDPPAPSTVYIKIKNIPYETFKTRLNQGLVTTELDQIRYRLERHIYCCGVCSKYINGYCIITNLRTEPRWICKSFVPKEEFIHLDSRPDRGDSAGFRYLSETGLERDKTKSERKAGSPESRETEDIYGEGVALYRQGRLRLALKAFDRVLEAKPLDFAALFHKGNSLLKLKRYEEALEIFERASKINSDNAGLWTNLGFALTKLERFREALEAFEKSIFLNPVQKHAWEGKDAVLARIHLCEEKLLESEKTLEINPDDPDTLFEKGKLHLRLGEQEKAVQSFKKALEIKPENAKAWQLRGKILFKAGSEKESLHAFEKATRLKPDYPEAWYEKGKVFLKLENLRGAENAFKIAADLWESKGLKAKAEDAREKINRLGSGNA from the coding sequence ATGATCCGCAAAAAGCAAACCGAAAAACCCTTTGAATGGGACCCACCTGCTCCTTCAACAGTCTATATTAAAATCAAAAATATTCCTTATGAAACTTTCAAAACAAGGCTAAACCAGGGGCTGGTTACTACAGAGCTTGACCAGATACGGTACCGTCTGGAGAGGCACATCTACTGTTGCGGGGTCTGTTCAAAATACATAAATGGGTACTGTATAATCACTAACCTACGGACTGAGCCAAGATGGATCTGCAAATCCTTCGTGCCAAAAGAGGAGTTTATACATCTTGATTCTAGGCCTGACCGGGGAGATTCGGCAGGGTTCAGGTACCTCTCAGAAACCGGGCTAGAAAGAGACAAGACCAAAAGTGAAAGAAAAGCCGGAAGCCCGGAAAGTAGAGAGACGGAAGACATCTATGGAGAAGGTGTGGCTCTTTACAGACAGGGAAGGCTGAGGCTCGCGCTCAAAGCTTTTGACCGTGTGCTTGAAGCAAAACCTCTGGATTTTGCAGCCCTGTTCCATAAAGGAAATTCCCTGTTAAAACTCAAACGCTATGAAGAAGCTCTTGAGATCTTCGAAAGAGCCTCGAAAATTAACTCTGATAATGCAGGGCTCTGGACTAACCTGGGGTTTGCCCTAACAAAACTTGAGCGCTTCCGAGAAGCTCTTGAGGCTTTCGAGAAATCGATTTTCCTGAACCCTGTGCAGAAACACGCATGGGAAGGCAAAGATGCAGTGCTCGCCCGGATACACCTCTGTGAAGAAAAACTCCTTGAATCTGAAAAAACCCTGGAAATAAATCCTGATGATCCGGATACCCTGTTTGAAAAAGGGAAACTCCATCTCAGGCTTGGAGAACAGGAAAAAGCTGTGCAGTCTTTTAAAAAAGCCCTTGAAATAAAACCTGAAAATGCCAAAGCTTGGCAGCTCCGGGGAAAAATCCTCTTTAAAGCCGGTTCGGAAAAAGAGTCTCTGCACGCTTTTGAGAAAGCAACCCGTCTTAAACCCGATTACCCCGAAGCCTGGTATGAAAAAGGAAAGGTTTTCCTGAAACTTGAAAATCTGAGAGGTGCAGAAAATGCTTTTAAGATTGCAGCTGACCTCTGGGAAAGTAAAGGGCTCAAAGCAAAAGCTGAAGATGCCCGTGAAAAAATAAATCGACTGGGCTCAGGGAACGCGTAA
- a CDS encoding aldo/keto reductase yields the protein MLYRKLGNTGEKVSILGYGCMRLPVLDDAPEKIDEEKATELLRYAIDHGVNYVDAAYSYHGGMGEVFLGKALADGYREKVLLATKLSCKRVNCKEDMDHFLNEQLEKLRTDYIDFYLLHAVKKSYWEKMKKFGVIEFLERARAAGKIKYTGFSFHDELETFKEVVDAYPWNLCQIQLNYLDEDFQAGIEGLKYATEKGLAVVVMEPLRGGNLASKVPEETKKVWDRAKIKRTPAEWAFRYLWDYPEISVVLSGMSKQEHLKENLRIAEEGQPNSLSADEKSLIAEVKEIYRARTKVNCTGCRYCMPCPSGVNIPRNLSYLNDIYMLDDVENARFQYGVLLSPEEKARNCVECGECEEVCPQNIKIREILKEVKEFMEG from the coding sequence ATGTTATACCGCAAATTAGGAAACACGGGCGAAAAGGTCTCGATTCTCGGCTACGGCTGCATGAGGCTTCCAGTTCTCGACGACGCGCCCGAGAAAATAGACGAGGAAAAGGCAACCGAGCTCCTCCGCTACGCCATTGACCATGGGGTAAATTACGTTGACGCTGCTTATTCCTATCACGGCGGGATGGGCGAAGTTTTCCTGGGAAAAGCCCTTGCCGACGGCTACCGGGAAAAAGTCCTCCTTGCAACCAAGCTCTCCTGCAAACGCGTAAACTGCAAAGAGGACATGGACCACTTTTTAAACGAGCAGCTTGAAAAGCTCCGGACGGACTACATCGATTTCTACCTCCTGCACGCCGTAAAGAAAAGCTACTGGGAGAAAATGAAGAAATTTGGGGTTATAGAGTTCCTGGAAAGAGCTCGTGCAGCAGGGAAAATCAAATACACCGGTTTTTCCTTCCACGACGAGCTGGAGACCTTCAAGGAAGTCGTTGACGCCTACCCCTGGAACCTCTGCCAGATCCAGTTAAATTACCTGGACGAAGACTTTCAGGCAGGAATCGAAGGCCTGAAATACGCAACTGAAAAGGGGCTTGCAGTCGTGGTCATGGAACCCCTGCGCGGCGGAAACTTGGCTTCAAAGGTTCCGGAAGAAACCAAAAAGGTATGGGACCGTGCCAAAATCAAAAGAACCCCTGCAGAATGGGCTTTTCGCTATCTCTGGGACTATCCCGAAATCAGTGTTGTCCTGAGCGGGATGTCGAAACAGGAGCACCTGAAAGAAAACCTGAGAATTGCAGAAGAAGGGCAACCTAACTCCCTTTCAGCCGACGAAAAAAGCCTGATCGCAGAAGTTAAGGAGATTTACAGGGCCCGGACAAAGGTCAACTGCACTGGCTGCAGGTACTGCATGCCCTGCCCCTCGGGAGTTAATATCCCACGGAACCTCAGTTATTTGAATGACATTTATATGCTTGATGATGTGGAAAATGCCAGGTTCCAGTATGGGGTCCTTCTGTCACCTGAGGAAAAGGCAAGGAACTGCGTTGAGTGTGGGGAATGTGAGGAGGTTTGCCCGCAGAATATTAAGATAAGGGAGATATTGAAGGAAGTGAAGGAGTTTATGGAGGGGTGA
- the glgP gene encoding alpha-glucan family phosphorylase: MDDGFQGVLKGQKIAYFSMEIGLSNEIFTYAGGLGVLAGDTIRSASDLKVPLVAVTLVSNKGYFRQCLDFVGNQTEQIEEWNPSCFMTKMPQEVSVKIQDREVKIQAWRYNCKSQTGGCVPIIFLDTNVEGNSWEDRGITDFLYGGDHTYRLKQEIVLGIGGVRMLEAMGFKIRKYHMNEGHSSLLALELLKCNGKDAMKVKDLCIFTTHTPVEAGHDKFDYGLVEDMLRDKNDVGILRRFGGADRFNTSLFALNLSNYVNGVTKRHSRTSNELFPGYSIQAITNGVHSYTWTSPFFRQLFDRYLPGWANEPELLVRIGGIPDDEIWEAHWSAKKALIDEVNKRTGVGMDYETLTIGFARRMTEYKRATLILSDLERLRKVNRKGRIQLIFAGKAHPHDEAGKQLIRDIFKIIKTLRDEIKIIFLENYDMDLAAKMVSGVDLWLNTPTRPYEASGTSGMKAAHNGVVNFSVLDGWWIEGWIEGVTGWSIGPQPEEHFSVEEARLSELDDLYNKLYYIIVPMYYDRKDEWFKLINNSIGMVAYYFNSHRMMRRYVTHAYL; encoded by the coding sequence ATGGACGATGGTTTTCAAGGAGTATTGAAAGGTCAAAAAATAGCTTATTTTTCCATGGAGATAGGACTTAGCAATGAAATCTTTACATATGCAGGAGGACTTGGGGTGCTCGCAGGCGATACAATCCGCTCGGCTTCAGACCTTAAAGTTCCGCTTGTTGCAGTTACTCTGGTTAGCAATAAGGGATATTTCAGGCAGTGCCTTGACTTCGTAGGGAACCAGACCGAACAAATCGAAGAGTGGAACCCTTCATGTTTTATGACCAAAATGCCGCAGGAAGTGAGCGTTAAAATTCAGGACAGAGAGGTTAAAATCCAGGCATGGCGCTATAACTGCAAGAGCCAGACAGGGGGCTGCGTACCCATAATTTTCCTCGATACCAATGTAGAAGGAAACTCATGGGAAGACCGCGGGATCACAGATTTTCTTTATGGGGGTGACCATACCTACAGGCTCAAGCAGGAAATAGTGCTCGGGATAGGGGGAGTGCGGATGCTTGAGGCAATGGGTTTTAAAATCCGAAAATACCATATGAATGAAGGACATTCAAGCCTGCTCGCCCTGGAACTTTTAAAGTGCAATGGCAAAGACGCTATGAAAGTAAAAGACCTCTGTATTTTTACCACCCACACTCCTGTAGAAGCCGGGCATGACAAGTTCGATTATGGGCTTGTGGAAGACATGCTCCGGGATAAAAACGATGTGGGCATACTAAGAAGGTTTGGAGGGGCGGACCGTTTTAATACGAGCCTTTTTGCCCTTAACCTGTCCAACTACGTCAATGGAGTCACAAAAAGGCACAGCCGGACCTCAAACGAACTCTTCCCAGGATATTCAATCCAGGCAATAACAAACGGTGTCCACTCCTATACTTGGACATCTCCTTTTTTCAGGCAACTTTTTGACCGATATCTGCCTGGCTGGGCAAATGAACCTGAACTCCTGGTAAGGATCGGAGGAATCCCGGATGACGAGATCTGGGAAGCCCACTGGAGTGCGAAAAAAGCGCTTATAGATGAGGTTAACAAAAGAACAGGGGTAGGTATGGACTATGAGACCCTGACAATAGGTTTTGCACGGCGTATGACGGAATATAAACGCGCAACCTTAATCCTCTCTGACCTCGAAAGGCTCAGAAAGGTGAACAGGAAGGGTAGGATTCAGCTTATCTTTGCAGGCAAAGCCCATCCGCATGATGAGGCTGGAAAGCAGCTTATAAGAGATATTTTCAAAATAATAAAAACGCTCCGGGACGAGATCAAGATCATCTTTCTGGAAAATTATGATATGGATTTGGCCGCAAAAATGGTTTCCGGAGTTGACCTCTGGCTGAACACTCCAACTCGTCCGTATGAAGCTTCGGGCACAAGTGGCATGAAAGCTGCCCATAACGGGGTCGTAAATTTTAGCGTGCTTGACGGCTGGTGGATTGAAGGGTGGATTGAAGGGGTTACTGGCTGGTCCATAGGACCTCAGCCCGAAGAACATTTTTCCGTAGAAGAGGCCAGACTCTCTGAGCTTGATGATCTTTACAACAAACTTTACTACATTATCGTCCCCATGTATTACGACCGTAAAGATGAGTGGTTTAAACTGATTAACAACTCAATAGGTATGGTTGCATATTATTTCAACAGCCACAGGATGATGCGGCGTTATGTCACTCATGCTTATCTGTGA
- a CDS encoding inorganic phosphate transporter: protein MQHFAEKTSFYQWLNSYAIFAFLIFSIIRNLYLHRASDMPGVEKKFIFLQLITACYIAFAHGSNDVANAVGPLSAALNVMKITGTVTGTGTEVPIWVLVMGGLGMVIGMATWGYKVVETIGSKITELTPTRGFSAQFATASVVLLHSYSSLPISTTHTLVGSVIGVGLAGGLAAVDLGVIWRIISSWIATVPIAALTSAIIFVGLEVILL, encoded by the coding sequence TTGCAGCACTTTGCTGAAAAAACGTCTTTTTATCAGTGGCTGAATAGTTACGCTATTTTTGCGTTTCTGATCTTTTCTATTATAAGGAACCTCTACCTTCACAGGGCTTCAGATATGCCTGGCGTTGAGAAAAAGTTCATATTCTTACAGCTCATAACTGCCTGTTATATCGCATTTGCGCATGGGTCAAACGATGTAGCAAATGCTGTAGGTCCTCTCTCTGCCGCGCTTAACGTGATGAAAATAACAGGGACAGTAACAGGGACAGGAACCGAAGTCCCGATCTGGGTGCTTGTAATGGGAGGCCTCGGCATGGTAATAGGCATGGCAACCTGGGGCTATAAAGTGGTCGAAACCATAGGGTCAAAGATCACGGAACTCACCCCAACTCGAGGCTTTTCCGCACAGTTTGCAACTGCCTCGGTGGTTCTGTTACACAGTTACAGCTCCCTTCCGATTTCAACTACCCATACCCTTGTAGGTTCGGTTATTGGTGTAGGGCTTGCAGGAGGGCTTGCAGCCGTTGACCTGGGCGTAATCTGGAGGATTATTTCTTCCTGGATAGCAACAGTCCCCATAGCTGCCCTTACATCGGCAATAATTTTTGTGGGGCTAGAGGTGATCTTATTATGA
- a CDS encoding hydrophobe/amphiphile efflux-3 (HAE3) family transporter yields MFLLILLSVEGAQMIEMASGTETFVSRDTQLYKDYDHLFKKNFQTENIIVMVEGAEVKSSAVMKAADRLEHNMLPVPGVLSVTSPATLIKQINYKVSGRAKIPDSDREVLDILNIQPEAFESLMPDNTHMVLVIKVAGSSTDTQREDILNALDISLKEAVFPPGYGLVVTGSPSLRLDINKEISQSMGILLGISSLLMIVVLFLVFRHVRWGLLPLPIVLLGVLFTFGVMGYAGVPMTMVSMAAFPVLIGLGIDYAIQFHNRMEEEIHAGKSPEKALVNTIKHTGPAVLIALTMTALGFIPLFTSTIPMIQDFGKLLMIGVFMCYISALFFGLVTLYSFDWISRKNPFRLFKKKKEEIHTEIDPSNSSVAKVQKAKALERVLMKVANFTIKHSKVILVISLLTCFAGIYADQSVPIQTDTNTFIPQDMPSLVHYKQMQNLISGTGDHLNIILKVKDNSDPEILKWMDKFCQYEVKNRGHVYEATSIVDFLKEKNGGNIPETSEEIQKIYEEIPESQKKEYIQGNQLLTINLDIGQAMDNLEITGIKELRDIVDKDIQWLQPPPEVNVIITGQSVAMIDIISALTSGRVFMTIFGIVLVLLGLLVVYRNYIKAFSPIVPMFIVVGWSGLVMSELGLSYTPMTAVLGALILGVGSEYSILMMERYFEEKENGMTPVEAINQAMTTTGSALIASGATTVFGFSALIFSPFPILSNFGLVTVIDVCLAIFVTFVVFPPMIVMMDTLREKKKAGIA; encoded by the coding sequence ATGTTCCTTCTGATCTTGCTGTCCGTTGAAGGGGCACAGATGATTGAGATGGCTTCAGGGACGGAAACTTTTGTCTCCAGAGACACCCAACTATATAAGGATTATGATCACCTTTTCAAGAAAAATTTTCAGACCGAGAACATTATAGTAATGGTTGAGGGAGCTGAAGTCAAATCTTCGGCCGTTATGAAAGCTGCAGACAGGCTGGAACATAATATGCTGCCTGTCCCGGGAGTTCTGTCTGTCACAAGTCCTGCTACTCTGATAAAGCAAATCAATTACAAAGTCTCCGGAAGGGCAAAAATTCCGGATTCAGATAGGGAAGTCCTGGATATACTTAATATCCAGCCGGAGGCGTTTGAATCACTCATGCCTGACAATACTCATATGGTCCTTGTGATCAAAGTCGCAGGCAGTTCAACTGACACGCAGAGGGAAGATATCCTTAATGCCCTGGACATTTCCCTGAAAGAAGCCGTTTTTCCCCCCGGCTACGGACTCGTTGTTACTGGTTCCCCTTCCCTGAGACTTGATATTAACAAAGAGATAAGCCAGAGCATGGGCATCTTGCTCGGGATATCTTCACTCTTGATGATTGTCGTGCTCTTCCTGGTCTTCAGGCATGTAAGGTGGGGGCTGCTTCCCCTGCCTATTGTGCTGCTGGGAGTTCTTTTTACTTTTGGGGTTATGGGCTATGCAGGAGTGCCCATGACAATGGTCTCTATGGCAGCTTTTCCTGTTCTAATAGGATTGGGGATTGACTATGCGATCCAGTTCCATAACAGGATGGAAGAAGAAATCCATGCTGGAAAAAGTCCAGAAAAAGCCCTTGTAAACACCATAAAACATACAGGTCCTGCCGTTTTGATAGCCCTGACAATGACTGCTCTTGGCTTTATCCCCCTTTTTACTTCCACCATACCCATGATCCAGGATTTTGGGAAACTGCTGATGATAGGGGTTTTCATGTGTTACATCTCTGCGCTCTTTTTCGGACTGGTAACCCTTTATAGTTTCGACTGGATTTCCAGGAAGAATCCATTTAGGCTGTTTAAGAAGAAAAAAGAAGAAATCCATACCGAAATTGATCCTTCAAATTCTTCTGTGGCAAAGGTTCAGAAAGCCAAAGCCCTTGAAAGAGTTCTTATGAAGGTTGCAAACTTTACCATAAAACATTCAAAGGTTATCCTGGTAATTTCCCTGCTTACATGTTTTGCGGGGATTTATGCAGACCAGTCAGTTCCTATCCAGACCGACACAAATACTTTCATTCCCCAGGATATGCCTTCCCTTGTACATTATAAACAAATGCAAAATTTGATTTCCGGGACGGGCGATCATCTGAATATTATCCTTAAAGTAAAAGATAACAGTGACCCGGAAATTTTGAAGTGGATGGATAAGTTTTGCCAGTATGAAGTTAAAAACCGGGGCCATGTGTACGAGGCTACGAGTATTGTAGACTTTTTAAAGGAAAAAAACGGAGGTAATATACCTGAAACCTCTGAAGAAATTCAGAAAATATATGAGGAAATCCCGGAAAGCCAGAAAAAAGAATACATACAGGGCAACCAGTTGCTGACGATTAACCTTGATATAGGGCAAGCTATGGATAACCTCGAGATAACAGGCATTAAAGAACTAAGAGACATTGTAGATAAAGATATACAATGGCTTCAGCCGCCCCCCGAAGTTAATGTAATTATTACCGGTCAAAGTGTGGCGATGATTGACATCATCAGTGCCCTTACAAGTGGGAGGGTCTTTATGACTATTTTTGGAATAGTGTTGGTGTTACTCGGGTTGCTTGTGGTTTACAGGAACTACATAAAAGCCTTCTCCCCTATTGTCCCCATGTTTATTGTAGTGGGCTGGTCAGGCCTCGTCATGTCCGAGTTGGGTCTTTCATACACACCAATGACCGCGGTGCTTGGAGCCCTTATCCTGGGTGTGGGGTCCGAATATTCTATCCTGATGATGGAACGTTACTTTGAGGAAAAGGAAAACGGCATGACTCCTGTGGAAGCAATTAACCAGGCAATGACAACCACCGGCTCAGCTTTGATAGCTTCGGGAGCTACAACGGTCTTTGGGTTTTCAGCCCTAATTTTCTCCCCTTTCCCCATCCTGAGCAATTTCGGGCTTGTTACTGTCATTGATGTTTGCCTGGCAATCTTTGTCACTTTTGTGGTTTTTCCGCCCATGATTGTGATGATGGACACCCTCCGGGAGAAGAAAAAAGCAGGAATAGCCTGA